One segment of Legionella beliardensis DNA contains the following:
- a CDS encoding zinc ribbon domain-containing protein — protein MSFLKRIFNNYLSGHHGDYSKNSNHPGGYKSGHHGRSRENYFNSNDAPSTKKCPFCQANIDSQARFCGQCGKDTAPASCRCGASISPGAKFCGQCGASL, from the coding sequence ATGAGTTTTTTAAAGAGAATTTTTAATAATTACCTTAGTGGCCATCATGGAGATTACAGTAAAAATAGTAACCATCCTGGGGGCTATAAAAGTGGACATCATGGTAGATCACGTGAAAATTATTTCAATTCAAACGACGCCCCATCCACTAAAAAATGCCCTTTTTGTCAGGCTAACATAGATTCACAGGCGAGATTTTGTGGGCAGTGTGGTAAAGATACAGCGCCTGCTTCTTGTCGTTGCGGCGCCTCAATTTCACCTGGCGCTAAATTTTGCGGGCAATGTGGGGCTTCATTATGA
- a CDS encoding winged helix-turn-helix domain-containing protein: MSKRTLTTKELGCFKTAHGIRGLLKRLGFSSQKPIKQAYQRDVKRVDKWLTLSSKHAPCRKASYPF, from the coding sequence ATGAGCAAAAGGACGTTAACAACAAAAGAGTTGGGTTGTTTTAAGACAGCGCACGGCATAAGGGGCTTGTTGAAACGATTAGGCTTTTCCTCACAAAAGCCGATTAAGCAAGCTTACCAACGCGATGTAAAAAGGGTGGATAAGTGGCTTACCCTGTCATCAAAACACGCGCCATGCAGGAAAGCAAGTTACCCGTTTTGA
- a CDS encoding arsenic resistance protein — MNDLRDNLEKHQILIYFVTIITAAAIAFLTPRSSVLTAAINPALALMLFVTFLQVPLIDLGRSFTKIRFLSALLVANFFIVPVLVGVLLQFIHLEPMIKLGVLFVLMTPCIDYVVTFSHIRQADSKLLLAYTPILLMIQMLLLPFYLYIFLNAESAKLVHIEPFIHAFLWLIIIPLLMAALVQFWAARKVVGKQVMTALCLLPVLAAALVLFIVVAAMVPRLGSTSETIFQVAPLYVIFATVSPILGWMVSRLFSLDNLSGRAAAFSTGTRNSLVVLPLALTVPGAIPVLPSVIVVQTMIELVSSVFYMRLIPKLKF; from the coding sequence TTGAATGATTTACGAGATAATTTGGAAAAACACCAAATTTTGATTTATTTTGTCACGATTATTACCGCTGCAGCGATTGCGTTTTTGACGCCACGAAGTTCTGTATTAACAGCGGCAATTAATCCAGCGCTTGCTTTAATGCTTTTTGTGACATTTTTACAAGTACCACTTATTGACTTAGGTCGCTCATTCACCAAAATTCGTTTTTTAAGTGCATTATTGGTTGCTAATTTTTTTATAGTGCCTGTGCTAGTTGGAGTTCTATTGCAGTTTATACATTTAGAACCTATGATAAAGCTCGGAGTGTTATTTGTCCTGATGACACCTTGTATTGATTATGTAGTAACCTTTTCACATATCAGACAAGCTGACTCTAAACTCTTGTTAGCCTATACTCCAATACTTCTCATGATACAAATGTTACTGCTTCCTTTTTATCTTTATATATTTTTAAATGCTGAATCTGCTAAATTAGTACATATCGAACCATTTATTCATGCATTTTTATGGCTCATTATTATTCCACTGCTTATGGCTGCTTTAGTTCAATTTTGGGCGGCAAGAAAAGTAGTGGGCAAGCAGGTTATGACCGCTCTTTGCTTACTACCCGTTTTAGCGGCAGCTTTGGTTTTATTTATTGTTGTGGCCGCAATGGTTCCTCGGCTCGGGTCAACCAGTGAGACTATTTTTCAAGTAGCTCCGCTATATGTAATATTTGCAACCGTTTCCCCAATTCTTGGCTGGATGGTATCTCGTCTATTTTCTCTTGATAACTTATCAGGGCGAGCCGCGGCATTTAGTACTGGAACGCGCAACTCCCTGGTAGTGCTTCCATTAGCTTTGACAGTACCTGGGGCTATACCTGTACTACCTTCCGTTATCGTAGTACAAACCATGATTGAACTGGTTAGTTCAGTTTTTTATATGCGGCTAATTCCAAAACTAAAGTTTTAA
- a CDS encoding ArsR/SmtB family transcription factor produces MLTQDQITTLSDILHLMGEPNRLRLLLICLEEGPKAVSELAIQLDLSVPLTSHHLSLLRSARLMISHRQGKHIYYRIFDTHIRCILQDMLQHFTEDNDEEV; encoded by the coding sequence ATGTTAACTCAAGACCAAATTACCACCTTAAGCGACATTCTTCATTTAATGGGTGAGCCTAACCGGTTACGTCTTCTTTTGATATGTTTGGAAGAAGGACCCAAAGCCGTATCTGAATTAGCAATTCAACTAGATCTATCTGTACCGTTAACCAGTCATCATTTAAGTTTATTACGCTCTGCTCGTTTAATGATTTCACATAGGCAGGGCAAACATATTTATTATCGTATTTTTGATACACACATACGTTGTATTTTACAAGATATGCTGCAACATTTTACTGAGGATAATGATGAGGAGGTTTAA
- a CDS encoding heavy metal translocating P-type ATPase encodes MMTPLTKTTFFVAGLDCPSEEKIIRKQFKDMSEVEYLDFNFIAEEVTIRHHSVNIDALQQRIESLGMRVRIKGNSSFGKSTESTSDYSWTRLSLAGIFALGSELATYFLSNNLAFLSVIAALIAIGLSGLNLFKKGFIAFRTKAMNINSLMLIAVIGAFFIGAWPEAAMVTVLFALAERIERYSLDKARLAIRSLMQIAPETASVKQANGTWKACPVEQVMIGAIVRVKPGERIPLDGEVSSGQSTVNQAPVTGESMPVSKQVGDEVFAGTLNEHGSFEIKITKASGDTLLAKIGKAIEQAQSERAPTERFVDQFSKYYTPIMVIIAILIAFVPPLAFNYPFYDWIYKALTLLVIACPCALVISTPVTVVSGLAAAAKRGLLIKGGNYLETGYKLQMIALDKTGTLTEGKPQVTDFIAYDSSMNEAQLLLLTASLDSHSEHPVAHALVTYWAFQQPQAALLEVEQFSALPGRGVKGIVNKELYYVGNHQLAEDNKVCSPDIEQLLKRLEEECKTTVILSNSTQVLAIFAVADTLRATSKEAIKRLDQQGIKTTMLTGDNAVTAHAIAKQVGIDEVKANVLPTDKMQAIDALLQRYKVVGMVGDGINDAPALAKASISFAMGKGTDTALETADVALMNDNLDMLPFYVDLSHKTARILRQNISLSIAIKGVFFVLALTGIATLWMAVFADMGASLIVVANGLRLLRFQPKL; translated from the coding sequence ATTATGACTCCTTTAACTAAAACTACTTTTTTTGTTGCGGGGCTTGATTGCCCTTCAGAAGAAAAGATCATTAGAAAGCAGTTTAAAGACATGTCCGAAGTAGAGTATTTGGATTTCAATTTTATTGCTGAAGAAGTCACTATTCGCCATCACTCGGTCAACATTGATGCGCTACAACAACGTATCGAATCTTTAGGCATGAGAGTTCGAATTAAAGGTAACTCATCTTTTGGTAAGTCCACAGAAAGTACTTCAGATTACTCCTGGACTCGATTAAGTCTCGCCGGTATTTTTGCATTAGGCTCCGAATTAGCTACTTATTTTTTATCGAATAACTTAGCCTTTTTAAGCGTTATTGCAGCACTCATTGCCATTGGATTAAGTGGATTAAATCTCTTCAAAAAAGGCTTTATTGCCTTTCGTACTAAAGCTATGAATATCAACAGCCTCATGCTTATTGCTGTCATTGGTGCTTTTTTCATTGGTGCCTGGCCTGAAGCTGCAATGGTAACTGTGCTATTTGCTTTGGCTGAACGGATTGAACGCTACTCTTTAGATAAAGCACGCCTTGCCATTCGAAGCCTTATGCAAATTGCGCCAGAAACGGCTTCAGTTAAGCAAGCTAATGGCACCTGGAAAGCTTGTCCTGTAGAGCAAGTTATGATTGGCGCAATTGTTAGAGTGAAGCCTGGAGAACGTATTCCTTTAGATGGAGAAGTTAGCTCAGGCCAAAGCACCGTGAACCAAGCCCCTGTTACAGGTGAATCCATGCCGGTCAGCAAGCAAGTAGGCGATGAGGTTTTTGCGGGTACTCTAAATGAGCATGGCAGCTTTGAAATCAAAATCACTAAAGCCTCAGGCGACACATTGCTTGCTAAAATAGGAAAAGCCATTGAGCAAGCACAATCAGAACGTGCACCAACTGAACGTTTTGTTGACCAATTCTCTAAATACTATACCCCCATTATGGTAATAATTGCGATCCTCATTGCCTTTGTTCCCCCACTGGCTTTCAATTATCCTTTTTATGATTGGATTTATAAAGCATTAACTCTATTAGTCATAGCCTGCCCTTGTGCGCTTGTTATTTCTACGCCAGTTACTGTGGTTAGTGGACTTGCGGCAGCAGCTAAAAGAGGATTGCTCATAAAAGGAGGCAATTATCTGGAAACAGGTTATAAGCTACAAATGATTGCTTTAGATAAAACAGGGACGCTCACCGAAGGAAAGCCCCAAGTTACTGATTTCATCGCTTACGATTCAAGCATGAATGAAGCGCAGTTACTACTGCTTACGGCAAGTCTTGATAGTCATTCAGAACACCCTGTAGCCCATGCCTTAGTGACCTATTGGGCATTTCAACAGCCTCAGGCAGCATTACTTGAGGTAGAACAATTTTCTGCCCTTCCTGGTCGCGGCGTTAAAGGGATTGTAAATAAAGAATTATATTATGTAGGAAACCATCAACTTGCAGAAGACAACAAGGTATGTAGCCCTGATATTGAACAGCTACTGAAGCGCTTAGAAGAGGAATGTAAAACAACCGTCATTTTAAGTAACTCTACGCAAGTACTGGCTATTTTTGCCGTAGCAGATACCTTACGTGCAACCAGTAAAGAAGCTATTAAGCGTCTGGATCAACAGGGCATAAAAACGACCATGCTCACAGGCGATAATGCCGTCACAGCGCACGCTATTGCCAAACAAGTAGGTATTGATGAGGTAAAAGCCAATGTACTGCCTACGGATAAAATGCAAGCTATTGATGCCTTGTTACAGCGCTATAAGGTTGTTGGCATGGTCGGTGATGGCATTAATGATGCGCCAGCCCTTGCCAAAGCATCCATCAGCTTTGCAATGGGCAAAGGAACTGATACCGCTCTTGAAACGGCCGATGTGGCATTAATGAATGATAACCTCGACATGCTGCCCTTTTACGTTGATTTAAGCCATAAGACGGCGCGCATTCTCCGCCAAAACATCAGTTTATCGATTGCAATCAAAGGAGTGTTTTTTGTTTTAGCTCTTACTGGCATTGCTACGCTTTGGATGGCCGTTTTTGCAGATATGGGAGCGAGCTTAATTGTTGTGGCTAATGGGCTTCGTTTATTACGCTTCCAGCCCAAGTTATAA
- a CDS encoding cation diffusion facilitator family transporter, translating into MKSNSIAKKQPVSKEGSLLLALLLTGSFLVAEVIGGIVTGSLALLSDAAHMLTDVTALIISLTAIYVGRKPADTLRTFGYYRFEILAAAFNAVLLFLVALYILFEAYQRLKNPPEIYSTGMLIIAILGLLVNLISMRLLADDKEKSLNLKSAYLEVWSDMLGSLGVIIAAILIRLTNLNWIDSFLAVLIGIWVLPRTWILLKETVNILLEGVPAGIDITKIKIALQSIPNVIDIHDLHIWAITTDRISLTAHLLIAPTAKEDDVRDKVQSMLLSEFNIAHSTLQTERTKTSHCENH; encoded by the coding sequence ATGAAGAGTAATTCTATAGCTAAAAAGCAACCTGTTTCTAAGGAGGGCTCTTTATTATTAGCTTTATTATTGACCGGTAGTTTTCTTGTTGCCGAAGTCATTGGTGGAATTGTGACAGGAAGTCTTGCCCTACTTTCTGATGCAGCGCATATGTTAACCGATGTGACAGCGCTTATTATTTCTTTAACAGCTATTTATGTAGGAAGAAAACCTGCAGACACCCTACGAACATTTGGCTATTATCGATTCGAAATTTTAGCAGCGGCGTTTAATGCTGTTCTTCTTTTTTTGGTGGCATTGTATATCCTTTTTGAGGCGTATCAACGTTTAAAAAATCCACCTGAAATTTACTCAACAGGCATGCTAATTATTGCAATCCTAGGGTTGCTTGTAAATTTAATTTCGATGCGTTTATTAGCAGATGATAAAGAAAAAAGCTTAAATCTTAAAAGTGCTTACTTGGAAGTATGGAGTGATATGCTTGGTTCTTTAGGCGTGATTATCGCTGCTATATTAATTCGCTTAACAAATTTAAATTGGATAGATTCTTTTCTAGCTGTGCTTATTGGCATATGGGTTTTGCCTCGTACTTGGATACTCTTAAAAGAAACTGTCAATATTCTTTTAGAAGGTGTTCCTGCCGGGATTGATATTACGAAAATAAAAATTGCTTTGCAATCAATTCCAAATGTAATAGATATACATGATTTACATATTTGGGCTATTACTACAGATAGAATAAGCTTAACAGCTCATCTTCTAATCGCGCCCACAGCGAAAGAGGATGATGTAAGAGATAAAGTTCAATCTATGTTGTTATCTGAATTTAATATTGCGCACTCAACATTGCAGACAGAGCGTACGAAAACTTCTCATTGTGAAAATCATTAA
- a CDS encoding patatin-like phospholipase family protein, with amino-acid sequence MNKKKYRSVRTKKSIYKIKRPPFECVALVLQGGGALGSYQAGVYEALDEVGLYPDWVAGISIGAVNAAIIAGNPVQNRVAQLKLFWETICTNSLIDWSNLFTSTAYNFEFSLFNQASAWASIINGVPNFFMPRNPAPFFYPDGAIEATSFYDLTPLKATLEQFVDFNRINNEPIRFSVGAVNVTSGNFTYFDNTTHKICLEHIIASASLPPGFSATEINGEFYWDGGLISNTPLEWVVEGETRQDTLAFQVDLWNAQGSLPRNIAETMTRQKEIQYSSRTRASTTNFQRLQSIRCVLVELLSKLPPHLSKSKEAKFLEKIADHKVYNIVQLIHRPKYYEGHAKDYEFSLAMMREHWKAGYVDTMKTLQYPEIFIPPNHEEGVLTFDLS; translated from the coding sequence TTGAATAAAAAAAAATATAGGTCTGTAAGAACAAAAAAATCTATATATAAAATAAAGAGACCGCCTTTTGAGTGTGTTGCTCTTGTATTACAAGGTGGAGGAGCATTAGGTTCCTATCAAGCTGGAGTCTATGAAGCTCTGGATGAGGTAGGACTTTATCCTGATTGGGTAGCTGGTATTTCGATAGGTGCAGTTAATGCGGCAATTATAGCAGGAAATCCAGTTCAAAACAGGGTGGCACAACTTAAACTTTTTTGGGAAACTATTTGTACCAACTCTTTAATTGATTGGTCAAATTTATTTACTTCAACAGCCTATAATTTTGAGTTTAGCTTGTTCAATCAAGCTAGCGCATGGGCTAGTATAATCAATGGTGTTCCTAATTTTTTTATGCCTCGCAACCCAGCGCCTTTTTTCTATCCTGATGGGGCTATTGAGGCAACAAGTTTTTATGATTTAACTCCTTTGAAGGCAACATTAGAGCAGTTTGTAGATTTTAATAGAATTAACAATGAACCTATTCGCTTTAGTGTTGGCGCAGTCAATGTAACTTCAGGTAATTTCACCTATTTTGATAATACTACACATAAGATTTGTCTAGAGCATATCATAGCAAGTGCTTCACTCCCGCCAGGTTTTTCAGCGACCGAGATTAATGGCGAGTTCTATTGGGACGGAGGATTAATTTCTAATACTCCGCTTGAGTGGGTAGTTGAAGGTGAAACACGTCAAGATACCCTTGCTTTTCAAGTCGATCTTTGGAACGCGCAAGGGTCTTTACCGCGTAATATTGCTGAAACAATGACTCGGCAAAAAGAAATCCAGTATTCTAGTAGAACACGTGCTAGTACAACCAACTTCCAACGGTTGCAAAGTATTCGTTGTGTGCTTGTAGAGCTTCTTTCTAAATTACCACCTCATTTATCCAAAAGCAAAGAAGCAAAATTTCTAGAGAAAATAGCGGACCATAAAGTATATAATATAGTGCAATTAATTCATCGTCCAAAATACTACGAAGGACATGCTAAAGATTACGAATTTTCTCTTGCTATGATGAGAGAACATTGGAAAGCAGGTTATGTAGATACTATGAAAACCTTACAGTATCCCGAAATTTTTATACCGCCAAATCACGAGGAAGGGGTATTAACTTTCGATTTATCATAA